The proteins below are encoded in one region of uncultured Fibrobacter sp.:
- the rpsA gene encoding 30S ribosomal protein S1, with product MSQNLKFGTQEDLAEILAAQGECSPDFRKQNADVYAGMDCLEQGKLVMGKISQVNEQEVLIDVNYKSEGVIDRAEFKDTDSLEIGSEIEVFVEKLEDEDGRLILSKQKADFVRVWDRIHAAFENNEVVRGTLTKRIKGGVVVDLFGIDAFLPGSQIDLRQIPDINALIGQEYDLKVIKVNKARRNIVVSRRVVLEEERNKQRGDVLETLEKGQVRKGIVKNITDFGAFIDLGGVDGLLHITDMSYKRINHPTEMVQLGQEVEVMVLDFNDKKERISLGMKQLKPHPWKDIAERYPEGAIVKGKVVSITDYGAFVELDSGVEGLIHVSEMSWTQHVKHPSKILTVGQEVEAVVLKVEEDAERISLGMKQLESDPWDSIETELPPGARVVGEIRNIASFGAFVEIKEGVDGLIHVSDMSWTKKITHPNEMVKKGDKVECVVLAVDKEKRRISLSMKHLTEDPWDSIETTYPVDSEVKGKIVRMLDRGVVVELADGIEGFIPVSKLTTEYIKVPADAFKVGDEVPAVVTEIDQNNRKIFLSVVDYFKNRESAELAAWMDSHKPGENGTTIGDAVAPKKKASKKKAEKPAEEAAEKPAEEA from the coding sequence ATGTCTCAAAATCTCAAATTCGGAACTCAAGAAGATCTCGCTGAAATCCTCGCCGCTCAGGGCGAATGCAGCCCGGACTTCCGCAAGCAGAACGCCGACGTGTATGCCGGTATGGATTGCCTCGAACAGGGCAAGCTCGTCATGGGCAAGATCAGCCAGGTGAACGAGCAGGAAGTCCTGATCGACGTCAACTACAAGTCCGAAGGTGTTATCGACCGTGCCGAATTCAAGGACACGGACTCCCTCGAAATCGGTTCCGAAATCGAAGTGTTTGTCGAAAAGCTCGAAGATGAAGACGGCCGTCTCATCCTTTCGAAGCAGAAGGCCGACTTCGTGCGCGTGTGGGACCGCATCCACGCCGCTTTCGAAAACAACGAAGTCGTGCGCGGTACGCTCACCAAGCGTATCAAGGGCGGTGTGGTTGTCGACCTGTTCGGCATCGACGCCTTCCTCCCGGGTTCCCAGATCGACCTCCGTCAGATCCCGGATATCAACGCCCTCATTGGTCAGGAATACGACCTCAAGGTTATCAAGGTCAACAAGGCCCGCCGCAACATCGTCGTTTCTCGCCGTGTTGTTCTCGAAGAAGAACGCAACAAGCAGCGTGGCGACGTTCTCGAAACTCTCGAGAAGGGTCAGGTCCGCAAGGGTATCGTCAAGAACATCACCGACTTCGGTGCGTTCATCGACCTTGGCGGCGTAGACGGCCTCCTCCACATCACCGACATGAGCTACAAGCGCATCAACCACCCGACCGAAATGGTCCAGCTCGGCCAGGAAGTCGAAGTCATGGTGCTCGACTTCAACGACAAGAAGGAACGTATCTCTCTCGGCATGAAGCAGCTTAAGCCGCATCCGTGGAAGGACATCGCCGAACGTTATCCGGAAGGCGCCATCGTTAAGGGTAAGGTTGTTTCCATTACCGATTACGGTGCATTCGTCGAACTGGATTCTGGCGTCGAAGGCCTCATCCACGTTTCCGAAATGTCCTGGACGCAGCATGTCAAGCACCCGTCCAAGATCCTCACCGTTGGTCAGGAAGTCGAAGCTGTCGTTCTCAAGGTCGAAGAAGATGCCGAACGCATCTCTCTCGGCATGAAGCAGCTCGAAAGCGATCCGTGGGATTCCATCGAAACTGAACTTCCCCCGGGTGCCCGCGTGGTCGGCGAAATCCGCAATATCGCTTCCTTCGGCGCCTTCGTCGAAATCAAGGAAGGTGTGGACGGCCTCATCCACGTGTCCGACATGTCCTGGACCAAGAAGATCACTCACCCGAACGAAATGGTCAAGAAGGGTGACAAGGTTGAATGCGTCGTGCTCGCCGTCGATAAGGAAAAGCGCCGCATTTCTCTGTCCATGAAGCACCTCACCGAAGACCCGTGGGATTCCATCGAGACCACTTACCCGGTTGACTCCGAAGTCAAGGGCAAGATTGTCCGCATGCTCGACCGCGGCGTCGTGGTTGAACTCGCCGACGGTATCGAAGGCTTCATCCCGGTCTCCAAGCTCACCACCGAATACATCAAGGTTCCGGCCGATGCGTTCAAGGTTGGCGACGAAGTTCCGGCTGTCGTGACCGAAATCGATCAGAACAACCGCAAGATCTTCCTCTCCGTGGTGGACTACTTCAAGAACCGCGAATCCGCCGAGCTCGCTGCTTGGATGGACTCCCACAAGCCGGGCGAAAACGGCACCACGATCGGTGACGCTGTCGCTCCGAAGAAGAAGGCCTCCAAGAAGAAGGCTGAAAAGCCGGCCGAAGAAGCCGCTGAAAAGCCGGCCGAAGAGGCTTAA
- the cmk gene encoding (d)CMP kinase has translation MSNSERFVIALDGGSGTGKSTTAKIVAKTLGITYLDTGAMYRAVTLAALDKGLPAEEGPAMDELLSNLTLGFDSENHILINGVSRESEIRGMKVSSNVSVYCALPSVRAAMTKQQREIGKKQSCILDGRDIGTVVFPDAKYKFFMVTDVKVRAERRYKELLEKGEKVTLEEVLNNLVERDRLDSSRANAPLKKADDAIEIDTTHISIQQQVQKILDYVGVVA, from the coding sequence ATGAGCAATTCAGAACGTTTTGTCATTGCCCTGGATGGGGGCTCCGGTACCGGGAAGAGCACGACCGCGAAGATTGTGGCCAAGACCCTCGGTATCACTTACCTCGACACGGGCGCCATGTACCGCGCCGTGACGCTCGCCGCCCTCGACAAGGGACTGCCGGCCGAAGAAGGCCCGGCGATGGACGAACTGCTCTCTAACCTCACGCTCGGGTTCGACTCCGAAAACCACATCCTGATTAATGGAGTCTCCCGCGAATCCGAAATCCGCGGGATGAAGGTCTCGAGCAACGTGAGCGTCTACTGCGCCCTCCCGTCGGTCCGCGCCGCGATGACAAAGCAGCAGCGCGAAATCGGCAAGAAGCAGAGCTGCATCCTGGACGGCCGCGATATCGGTACGGTTGTTTTCCCCGATGCGAAGTACAAGTTTTTCATGGTGACGGACGTGAAGGTCCGCGCCGAACGCCGCTACAAGGAACTCCTTGAAAAGGGCGAAAAAGTGACGCTCGAAGAAGTCCTCAACAACCTGGTTGAACGCGACCGCCTGGATTCTTCCCGCGCGAACGCCCCCCTCAAGAAAGCGGACGACGCTATTGAAATTGACACTACACACATCTCAATCCAACAACAGGTGCAAAAGATTCTCGACTACGTAGGTGTAGTGGCGTAG
- a CDS encoding TraB/GumN family protein — protein MSENADIYRINTADGREIILIGTAHISQSSKELVRETIENESPDTVCVELDEGRFKSLKEPDRWKNTDLKQVIKKKQLATLIANLVLGSYQKRMGAQTGVKPGAELKEAAETAESKGAQLVLADRDIKITLKRTWACTPWYRKLSLLGGLFASIFDKTEISEEELDKIKEQDALSSMMQEFGKSFPEVKQVLIDERDQFLASKIKSAPGKKIVAVVGAGHMRGIANIIETDKEIPSEESICVIPKGSPIWKIIGWAIPIAIVASILFVGYEAGFKKAGELSLQWAMLTGGGAMLGTIIAGGHPLTILVALVMAPFTGLTPLVGVGFFTALTQVYMRPPRVQEMETLSDDVWQVKRWWKNRVTRVILCFLCPGIPAIIGKILAIFKIYQAF, from the coding sequence ATGAGCGAAAACGCAGACATTTACCGCATCAACACTGCCGACGGGAGAGAAATCATCCTCATCGGCACCGCCCACATTTCCCAAAGTTCCAAGGAACTGGTCCGCGAGACCATCGAGAATGAATCTCCGGACACCGTCTGCGTTGAGCTCGACGAAGGCCGTTTCAAGTCGCTCAAGGAACCCGACCGCTGGAAAAACACCGACCTCAAACAAGTCATCAAGAAAAAGCAGTTGGCGACGCTCATCGCAAACCTCGTCCTCGGGTCGTACCAGAAGCGCATGGGCGCCCAGACCGGAGTGAAGCCAGGAGCCGAACTCAAGGAAGCCGCCGAAACCGCCGAAAGCAAAGGCGCCCAACTAGTACTGGCGGACCGGGATATCAAGATTACGCTCAAACGAACCTGGGCATGCACCCCCTGGTACCGCAAGCTCAGCCTCTTGGGCGGGCTTTTCGCAAGCATTTTCGACAAGACCGAAATCAGCGAAGAAGAACTGGACAAGATCAAGGAACAGGACGCCCTTAGCAGCATGATGCAAGAGTTCGGCAAGTCGTTCCCCGAAGTGAAGCAGGTGCTCATCGACGAACGTGACCAGTTCCTCGCAAGCAAAATCAAGAGCGCCCCCGGCAAGAAGATTGTCGCCGTCGTCGGCGCAGGCCACATGAGGGGCATCGCGAACATCATCGAGACCGACAAGGAAATCCCGAGCGAAGAATCCATTTGCGTTATCCCCAAGGGCTCTCCCATCTGGAAAATTATCGGCTGGGCCATCCCCATCGCCATTGTCGCAAGCATCCTGTTCGTCGGTTACGAAGCTGGCTTCAAGAAAGCTGGGGAACTCAGCCTCCAGTGGGCCATGCTCACGGGCGGCGGCGCCATGCTCGGCACGATTATCGCCGGCGGGCACCCCCTCACCATTCTCGTTGCACTGGTCATGGCCCCCTTTACCGGGCTTACCCCGCTTGTAGGCGTCGGATTTTTCACGGCACTTACGCAGGTGTACATGCGCCCGCCCCGCGTGCAAGAAATGGAAACGCTGTCCGACGACGTCTGGCAAGTGAAGCGCTGGTGGAAAAACCGCGTGACCCGCGTTATCCTGTGCTTCCTTTGTCCGGGAATCCCGGCCATTATCGGGAAGATACTCGCGATATTCAAGATATATCAGGCGTTTTAG
- a CDS encoding vWA domain-containing protein translates to MDNQYDVATSYGCSPNGVNGIQWQWANFSTEFNINPYCKQGIEFRRNGNPSSAWDVISRNPVNDEVFGAASPYLRYWFKSLAKRKPTASDVFTAKSYLMNYDPATGKVQEGHAVWLHDQTCGHEKTYNLPYMKVELAGQHPSAYRRQTHKYLKIFWDRPETEKIVLVDISSSMGVENKLEKAKLSAKNYIKSSLNEDPAYTTFNNSNVSVGVYAFNDSVVKVRSLNTIQSLLGLDSAIDSLTAGGNTAFFDALYSAIDNFSDTANQKTLYVISDGIDYRSTHTEKEVVDLYRSKNISINTFAYGTKACRGLLSSMAAETGGEYFEEGSGLAHEVIASTANVLAAMPGNTQLKAAVVAPAQTSGDVYLPRRLQRARVYASYDIPSSSSTGSSSGSAGSPIELLTQGGAAIPFFPTSNTIGNTVYFTAEVDSATLVSLPNSAFKVKNNLSGANVDFRVIATGEYQEHSMNVKIFPEGLFEWPVQKYFTASVRGLGGVLAEVDAAGKLVTPDGNVVNFALHDDGIGGDLRAGDGLYYADMPPISKNGTYRWEITMSSPGGVAHTTRVGTSLPDSIPFTEAVDPNAFELVRNGQFMVTGCCTDESNSNLVKLKPEKRVNAYLQTGSDIDRFEIEATLAGRSYSLRLSSKDLGSFDRIEVYQPSEPSVPIYSVNVVNNGFGYVSVPLSAEFAKPGNIVAIIGTNSNGANYSLDLLEKPFAEFSVGRFEVATDWHSQHTTLALDGNRKSEGNTSLVTPAGWKVIESRNISTSDFDVIGERMSVDVFVPASTQNPYWIGTLELWLYVPSSNKRIQLGEQIQLKPYFGNWKSYEFRVPSRVKKVLSEQHHDARFQIVLNTADSLWIDNLRFAGKLTDNPVNQVEPECPQDNGCSSSTPITLHVNESKRVVPEGDLWIEITGFPNDWTPAVVTLGIAPEDGIEMTGSMTYDNGTYPLSGWYMEKSFGFVRGKRYLVKLHNLGHRPYRVNAWVSGQAMGVASLGLPYNVELGVNW, encoded by the coding sequence ATGGACAACCAATATGACGTAGCGACATCCTATGGATGCTCTCCTAATGGAGTCAATGGAATTCAGTGGCAATGGGCAAATTTCAGTACTGAGTTCAATATTAACCCATATTGCAAGCAGGGAATTGAGTTTCGTAGGAATGGGAATCCTTCTTCTGCGTGGGATGTCATTTCAAGAAATCCGGTAAATGACGAAGTTTTTGGGGCGGCTAGTCCATATCTCAGATATTGGTTCAAGTCTCTTGCCAAGAGGAAACCTACTGCATCGGATGTGTTTACGGCAAAATCCTACCTGATGAATTATGATCCTGCTACGGGTAAGGTTCAGGAGGGGCATGCGGTTTGGCTACATGACCAGACTTGTGGCCATGAAAAAACATATAATCTCCCATATATGAAGGTCGAACTTGCCGGTCAGCATCCGTCCGCATACAGAAGGCAGACTCACAAGTACCTGAAAATCTTTTGGGACCGTCCTGAAACGGAGAAAATCGTGCTCGTGGACATATCCAGCAGCATGGGTGTTGAAAACAAACTGGAAAAAGCCAAGTTGTCTGCGAAAAATTACATAAAGTCATCTCTGAACGAAGATCCGGCATATACGACGTTCAATAACTCAAACGTATCTGTCGGTGTCTATGCGTTCAATGACAGTGTTGTCAAGGTCCGTTCCCTTAATACAATTCAGTCTCTATTGGGGCTTGATAGTGCAATAGATTCGCTCACGGCAGGGGGCAATACGGCGTTCTTTGACGCCCTGTATTCAGCCATTGACAATTTTTCGGATACGGCCAATCAAAAAACTCTGTATGTAATCTCTGATGGAATCGACTATAGAAGTACGCATACCGAAAAGGAGGTCGTTGATCTCTATAGGTCCAAAAATATTTCTATCAATACGTTTGCTTATGGAACAAAGGCATGCCGAGGGTTGCTATCTTCGATGGCTGCGGAGACGGGTGGGGAATATTTCGAGGAAGGGTCTGGGTTGGCTCATGAGGTAATCGCGTCAACTGCGAATGTTCTTGCTGCAATGCCAGGGAACACCCAACTAAAGGCAGCCGTAGTCGCTCCAGCTCAGACTTCGGGTGATGTTTATCTTCCTCGGCGCCTCCAGCGTGCCCGCGTCTATGCGTCCTACGATATTCCGTCTTCCAGTTCCACGGGTTCGTCTTCCGGTTCTGCGGGTAGCCCGATTGAATTGCTTACTCAAGGCGGGGCGGCCATCCCGTTTTTCCCGACATCCAATACAATTGGCAATACGGTCTACTTCACCGCCGAAGTTGATTCGGCTACGCTGGTGTCGTTGCCCAATTCTGCGTTCAAGGTCAAGAATAACCTTTCCGGCGCTAATGTAGATTTCAGGGTTATCGCTACGGGCGAGTATCAGGAACATTCCATGAATGTGAAAATTTTCCCGGAAGGGCTGTTTGAGTGGCCCGTGCAGAAGTATTTCACTGCGTCGGTCCGGGGCCTGGGGGGAGTCCTTGCCGAGGTCGATGCTGCGGGAAAACTGGTCACACCTGACGGGAACGTGGTGAACTTCGCTTTGCACGACGACGGCATTGGTGGAGATTTGCGTGCAGGCGATGGCCTTTATTATGCGGATATGCCTCCCATAAGCAAGAATGGAACTTACCGGTGGGAAATTACGATGTCCAGTCCCGGTGGTGTCGCGCACACGACCCGCGTGGGAACCTCCCTGCCGGATTCCATCCCGTTTACAGAGGCAGTGGACCCGAATGCGTTTGAACTTGTCCGTAATGGTCAGTTTATGGTTACCGGATGTTGTACCGACGAATCGAATAGCAACCTTGTGAAACTCAAACCCGAAAAGCGGGTGAACGCTTACTTGCAAACCGGCTCGGATATTGATCGTTTTGAAATCGAGGCAACTCTTGCTGGCAGAAGTTATTCTTTGCGTCTTTCCTCGAAGGATTTAGGCTCTTTCGACAGGATTGAAGTTTATCAACCCTCCGAGCCTTCGGTTCCGATTTATTCTGTGAATGTGGTAAACAACGGTTTTGGATATGTCTCAGTCCCGCTTTCGGCTGAGTTTGCGAAACCTGGCAATATCGTGGCAATAATCGGGACGAATTCCAATGGTGCGAATTATAGTCTGGATTTGCTGGAAAAACCGTTCGCAGAATTCTCTGTGGGCCGCTTTGAGGTCGCTACGGACTGGCATTCGCAACATACAACACTTGCTTTGGACGGAAACCGCAAGAGCGAGGGCAACACGAGCCTCGTCACCCCTGCTGGGTGGAAAGTCATTGAAAGTCGCAATATATCGACATCGGATTTTGATGTTATCGGTGAGAGAATGAGCGTGGATGTTTTCGTTCCTGCGAGTACACAGAACCCGTATTGGATCGGTACGCTGGAACTTTGGCTCTACGTGCCGTCTTCGAACAAGCGAATACAACTTGGCGAGCAGATTCAGTTGAAACCCTATTTTGGAAACTGGAAGTCTTACGAGTTCAGAGTGCCGTCCCGCGTGAAGAAAGTTCTTTCGGAACAGCATCATGATGCTCGTTTCCAGATTGTGCTGAATACGGCGGATTCTCTTTGGATAGACAATTTGCGCTTTGCCGGAAAGTTGACGGACAACCCCGTCAATCAAGTGGAACCGGAATGCCCGCAGGACAACGGATGCAGTTCGTCTACGCCGATAACGTTGCATGTTAACGAGTCCAAGCGTGTCGTTCCCGAAGGTGACCTCTGGATTGAAATTACCGGGTTCCCGAACGATTGGACTCCGGCTGTAGTTACTCTCGGAATCGCTCCGGAGGACGGCATCGAAATGACTGGCTCCATGACATACGACAACGGAACATATCCATTGTCCGGTTGGTACATGGAAAAATCGTTCGGGTTTGTCAGGGGTAAGCGTTACCTTGTCAAGTTGCATAACCTTGGGCACCGCCCGTACAGAGTCAATGCATGGGTGTCTGGTCAGGCGATGGGTGTCGCTTCTCTCGGGTTGCCATACAATGTGGAACTAGGCGTGAATTGGTAA
- a CDS encoding alpha-1,4-glucan--maltose-1-phosphate maltosyltransferase produces the protein MAIMAIIPTRKDNLVIENIRPSIEGGRFMLKREPGDTVTLTADIFRHSHEKYDAAIFYRHDSKKKWEMAPMHFVDNDQWEGSFTVNNIGYYEYKICAWTVEPKDIPTESPVMKLRVDPPYSRIGTWYEMWPKSQGTDPKKSATWKDCENQLDYIAGLGFDTVYLVPIHPIGVTNRKGANNALHAKVDKKGNPLEPGCPYAVGNKNGGHYDVDPELGTMKDFEHFAKTARSKGLRLALDIALNCSPDHPYVKSHPEWFYHEPDGSIKFAENPPKKYEDIYPFDYYNENYKELWQEIENIILFWADKGIEIFRIDNPHTKPFPFWEWLIADIKEKRPELVFLAEAFTRPKMMHRLAKSGFDMSYTYFAWRSAKWEFEQYLKELTQSDAKEYMRGIFFPTTPDIFPKYLAYKGPNAFKQRYFLAATLSSLTGMYNGFELCENIPSPVKEELADSEKYQYKVHNWKGPGIQDFVRRVNTARQEHVALQEYDNLDFHYCANDQLMVYSKKSGNDVILCVCNMDMDNAQEGMVELDMAKLGLEPDSFFFLKDVITDESYVWRGNKNFVRLDPAKAPGHLLVLKKI, from the coding sequence ATGGCCATTATGGCAATTATTCCTACTCGCAAAGACAATCTCGTTATTGAAAACATCCGCCCAAGCATTGAGGGCGGCCGCTTTATGCTCAAGCGTGAACCGGGCGATACCGTCACGCTCACCGCGGATATCTTCCGCCACAGCCACGAAAAGTACGACGCCGCGATTTTCTACCGCCACGACTCCAAGAAGAAATGGGAAATGGCTCCCATGCATTTCGTGGACAACGACCAGTGGGAAGGTTCCTTTACCGTCAACAACATCGGCTATTACGAATACAAGATTTGCGCCTGGACCGTCGAGCCCAAGGACATCCCGACCGAATCCCCGGTGATGAAACTCCGTGTGGATCCGCCTTACTCCCGCATCGGTACATGGTACGAGATGTGGCCCAAGAGCCAGGGCACGGACCCCAAGAAGAGCGCCACGTGGAAGGATTGCGAGAACCAGCTCGACTACATTGCCGGCCTCGGTTTCGATACAGTTTATCTTGTCCCGATTCACCCGATCGGTGTCACCAACCGCAAGGGAGCGAACAACGCCCTGCATGCGAAGGTCGACAAGAAGGGTAACCCGCTCGAGCCGGGATGCCCGTATGCCGTGGGCAACAAGAACGGCGGGCACTACGACGTGGACCCCGAACTCGGGACCATGAAGGATTTCGAACATTTCGCGAAGACCGCCCGTAGCAAGGGGCTCCGCTTGGCGCTTGACATTGCGCTCAACTGCAGCCCCGACCACCCGTACGTGAAGTCGCATCCGGAATGGTTCTATCACGAACCGGATGGCAGCATCAAGTTCGCCGAAAACCCGCCCAAGAAGTACGAGGACATTTACCCGTTCGACTACTACAACGAGAACTACAAGGAACTTTGGCAGGAAATCGAGAACATTATCTTGTTCTGGGCCGACAAGGGCATCGAAATTTTCCGTATCGACAACCCGCATACAAAACCGTTCCCGTTCTGGGAATGGCTCATCGCCGATATCAAGGAAAAGCGCCCGGAACTCGTGTTCCTCGCCGAAGCGTTCACCCGCCCGAAGATGATGCACCGCCTCGCAAAGTCGGGTTTCGACATGAGCTACACGTATTTCGCCTGGCGCTCTGCCAAGTGGGAATTCGAACAGTACCTCAAGGAACTCACGCAGAGTGATGCAAAGGAATACATGCGCGGCATTTTCTTCCCGACCACGCCGGACATTTTCCCGAAGTACCTTGCATACAAGGGCCCGAACGCCTTCAAGCAGCGCTATTTCCTTGCCGCGACGCTTTCGAGCCTCACGGGTATGTACAACGGATTTGAATTGTGCGAAAACATCCCGAGCCCCGTGAAGGAAGAACTCGCCGACAGCGAAAAGTACCAGTACAAGGTCCACAACTGGAAGGGCCCGGGCATCCAGGACTTCGTGCGCCGTGTGAACACTGCCCGCCAGGAACATGTGGCCCTGCAGGAATACGACAACCTCGACTTCCACTACTGTGCCAACGACCAGTTGATGGTCTACTCCAAGAAGTCTGGCAACGACGTTATCTTGTGCGTATGCAACATGGACATGGACAACGCGCAAGAAGGCATGGTGGAACTTGACATGGCTAAGCTCGGGCTGGAGCCGGATTCGTTCTTCTTCTTGAAGGACGTGATTACTGACGAAAGCTACGTGTGGCGCGGCAACAAGAACTTTGTTCGCCTTGACCCCGCGAAAGCCCCCGGACATCTGCTGGTGCTGAAGAAGATATAA
- a CDS encoding carbohydrate binding domain-containing protein, with the protein MRIFGYMTGLVLGVLLMAGCSNTVDTAGIEIGNPELANNDPARDSVQSLAFKAGFTIDYSDVIPTESKRMFALARSNPLARSASKNEPLLIDSLNLTLTEVRSYCSFYVGISIVQSMGLVVWPYENSPYDVLPVSFVDDELVDETFSSIDLQSEGRLKEIGVSFEISRRIHPTVQGRVMIGDVYVPFIYELSRFQQFSLRYHFSQIKVEDWTANLSVAFHVRHFTDGVDLSSLEVGRDGVVRIDSTNNAEIWEKFNERFVPSFGALRYEYLDEKGHTFNDYVDDILLDVAGDVGENVVTDGMLGSYSPDWIFLTQLRGEADSAYVNVKEKTRAIEVDVTAAGQYSYSVQLLHENIPMLAGHKYKCSFLIRASEEGLITARIGSYLTYETVGFEEHVQVTTSEKKFEVEFEPMLNDPFARFEFNIGGAVRKIWVRDLKITRLD; encoded by the coding sequence ATGCGTATCTTCGGGTACATGACGGGCCTCGTGTTGGGCGTCCTGCTTATGGCGGGATGCTCCAATACCGTTGATACTGCCGGTATCGAAATCGGCAATCCCGAATTGGCAAATAATGACCCCGCACGCGATTCTGTGCAATCCCTTGCGTTCAAGGCTGGATTCACCATTGATTATTCCGACGTGATTCCTACGGAAAGCAAGAGGATGTTCGCTTTGGCCCGGTCCAATCCATTGGCCAGGTCTGCATCAAAGAACGAACCGCTGCTGATCGACTCCCTGAACCTGACGCTGACAGAAGTCCGCTCTTATTGCAGCTTCTATGTTGGCATTTCGATTGTCCAGTCGATGGGCTTGGTTGTCTGGCCTTATGAGAATTCTCCCTACGATGTTTTGCCTGTGTCTTTTGTGGACGACGAATTGGTAGACGAGACGTTCAGCAGCATCGATCTCCAGTCCGAAGGCCGCCTCAAGGAAATCGGAGTGTCGTTCGAGATAAGCCGCAGGATTCATCCTACTGTCCAGGGCCGCGTGATGATCGGGGATGTCTACGTGCCGTTTATTTACGAACTGTCCCGTTTCCAGCAGTTCTCGCTGCGTTACCATTTCTCGCAGATCAAGGTGGAAGACTGGACTGCTAATTTGTCTGTAGCGTTCCATGTCCGCCATTTCACGGACGGTGTAGACCTGAGTTCTCTGGAGGTCGGTAGGGATGGCGTCGTTCGTATAGACAGTACGAATAATGCTGAAATCTGGGAAAAATTCAACGAACGGTTCGTCCCGAGTTTCGGAGCCCTGCGTTATGAATATCTCGACGAAAAGGGGCATACATTCAACGATTACGTGGATGACATCCTGTTGGATGTTGCTGGTGATGTGGGAGAAAACGTGGTCACGGACGGAATGTTGGGAAGCTATTCTCCAGACTGGATTTTCCTGACCCAGCTCCGTGGGGAGGCCGATTCCGCATACGTGAACGTCAAGGAGAAAACTCGCGCTATCGAGGTCGATGTGACTGCTGCTGGTCAGTATAGCTATAGTGTCCAGCTCTTGCACGAAAATATTCCCATGCTCGCCGGTCACAAGTACAAGTGCTCGTTCCTGATAAGGGCTAGCGAGGAGGGCCTGATTACTGCGCGTATCGGCTCGTACCTGACTTACGAAACCGTCGGATTCGAAGAACATGTGCAGGTGACCACTTCTGAGAAAAAGTTCGAGGTGGAGTTTGAACCTATGCTGAATGACCCGTTTGCTCGATTCGAATTTAACATCGGCGGTGCGGTCCGCAAGATATGGGTTCGCGACTTGAAAATCACAAGGCTAGATTAG
- a CDS encoding TIGR02147 family protein gives MSIEEKKIQEPDVLQYTNYRVYLRDYYEYKKKTSKAFSLRYFAEKSGISSHAHLKLTMDGSRNITNVTINKLIRGIGLENRRAAYFENLVFFNQATSDIDKKLYYAQLLKVSSRSRLHKMDKAQFRLFREWHHSVILEMVALKDFSTNPNWVSKRLRGLVSPAQVEDSFKLLLELGLLVKTANGYAQRDPLITTDDEVQDMMVKQYHCQMLRLGSEMLTSLPAPERDFSGITFGIKREKFADLKKHIQLMRKELLDFSAKPGESEDVVQVNIQLFPLTRGL, from the coding sequence ATGAGTATCGAGGAGAAGAAAATACAGGAACCCGACGTCTTGCAGTACACGAACTATCGTGTATATCTGCGGGATTATTACGAATATAAGAAGAAGACCTCCAAGGCCTTCAGTCTTCGGTATTTCGCGGAAAAATCAGGAATTTCAAGCCATGCTCACTTGAAGTTGACCATGGACGGCTCCCGTAACATAACGAATGTTACGATAAACAAGTTGATTCGGGGGATTGGCCTCGAAAATCGCCGTGCGGCCTATTTCGAGAACCTGGTGTTTTTCAACCAGGCCACTTCCGATATAGACAAGAAACTTTACTATGCGCAGCTGCTCAAGGTGAGCTCGCGTTCTAGGCTTCATAAGATGGACAAGGCGCAATTCCGCCTGTTCCGCGAATGGCACCATTCCGTCATTTTGGAAATGGTTGCCTTGAAAGATTTCAGCACGAATCCCAACTGGGTGTCTAAGCGCTTGCGCGGCCTCGTTTCGCCTGCGCAGGTGGAAGATTCCTTCAAGTTGCTCCTGGAGCTTGGCCTTCTGGTGAAGACGGCGAACGGCTATGCCCAGAGGGACCCCCTGATTACGACGGACGACGAAGTTCAGGACATGATGGTCAAGCAGTACCATTGCCAGATGTTGCGCCTCGGTAGCGAGATGCTCACGTCTCTGCCTGCTCCCGAAAGGGATTTCTCCGGCATCACGTTCGGAATCAAGCGGGAAAAATTCGCTGACCTGAAAAAGCATATCCAGCTCATGCGTAAAGAGCTCTTGGATTTCTCGGCAAAACCGGGCGAGTCGGAAGATGTCGTGCAAGTCAATATCCAGTTGTTCCCGTTGACGCGAGGTTTGTGA